One window of the Marinicella rhabdoformis genome contains the following:
- a CDS encoding DUF3450 family protein has translation MTLLNQSQRTVKGKVLKMSLLALMSVSSTASVADSSAQKNDEQMIQNLIELRGQVEDLQAELQIMKAEHTQSMTYLNTRKTELEANLDRKQLQSKQSQAELVKLQEKIKSLGADSEQMIPDVVAYAASIKQGIEFGIPFKVLERTSVVEGIERDLEGRKITSQHAINRLWAFLEDEMRLAKENAIYSQTVQLNGKNVLVDVAKLGTVMMYFKTRDNIYGQAVRQGQGWTFNVFDNASDAEAVAVLFDSLKKQIRQGLFTLPLDLKTTNVQSQS, from the coding sequence TCAGTCAGTTCAACTGCATCTGTGGCTGACAGCAGTGCCCAAAAAAATGACGAACAGATGATTCAAAACTTGATCGAATTGCGTGGACAAGTTGAAGATTTACAAGCTGAATTGCAAATCATGAAAGCTGAGCACACACAATCCATGACGTACTTGAATACACGAAAAACAGAACTGGAAGCCAACTTAGACAGGAAGCAGTTGCAAAGCAAGCAGTCGCAAGCAGAGCTGGTGAAGCTGCAAGAAAAAATCAAATCCTTGGGTGCAGATTCTGAACAAATGATTCCAGATGTGGTGGCCTATGCTGCCAGTATCAAACAAGGGATTGAATTCGGTATTCCATTTAAGGTTTTGGAAAGGACGTCGGTTGTTGAAGGTATTGAACGTGATTTAGAAGGCAGAAAAATCACATCACAACACGCCATCAACCGCTTGTGGGCTTTTTTAGAAGATGAAATGCGTTTGGCCAAAGAGAATGCCATTTACTCACAAACGGTACAGTTGAATGGCAAAAATGTATTGGTTGATGTGGCGAAATTAGGCACGGTGATGATGTATTTCAAAACCCGTGACAATATATACGGTCAAGCGGTGCGTCAAGGACAGGGCTGGACGTTCAATGTGTTTGATAACGCCTCTGATGCAGAAGCTGTTGCAGTTTTATTCGATTCATTGAAAAAGCAAATCAGACAAGGCTTGTTTACTTTGCCTTTAGATTTAAAAACAACAAACGTGCAGTCGCAAAGTTGA